A window from Mycolicibacterium tokaiense encodes these proteins:
- a CDS encoding FAD-binding protein produces MVDWHSECDVLVAGSGAGGLTGAYTAAREGLQVQLVEATEKFGGTTAYSGGGGMWFPANAVLARAGGDDTIADALEYYTAVVGDRTPRALQEAYVRAGAPLIDYLESDELLRFQVLPWPDYFGTAPKARGDGMRHIAAKALRVSAAADLRELVRGPLDTEWRGAAIPDDYFVGGRALVARLLLAARQYPHSAVSLNSALTELVFEDGRVTGAVITEGDTTRSIRARCGVLLAAGGFEQNQQMRAEYHVPGSSRDTMGPWGNQGLAHLAAIAAGADTDLMDQAWWSPGLTHPDGRSAFSLWFTGGIFVDDAGRRFTNESQAYDRLGRSVLAAMADGAVTLPYWMVYDDAEGLVPPVKATNVSMMEPQRYVDAGLWHTADTLDELAARIGVPADNLVQTVARFNEFTARGIDEDFGRGDEPYDRAFSGGASPLAPIVTPPFHAAAFGVSDLGTKGGLRTDATARVLDTGGDVIPGLYAAGNTMAAPSGTTYPGGGNPIGTSMVFSHLAVLDMVKGQPA; encoded by the coding sequence ATGGTCGACTGGCACAGTGAATGCGACGTCCTGGTGGCCGGGTCCGGGGCGGGCGGGCTCACCGGGGCGTACACCGCCGCCCGGGAAGGCCTGCAGGTCCAGCTCGTCGAAGCCACCGAGAAGTTCGGCGGAACCACCGCATACTCCGGCGGAGGCGGAATGTGGTTTCCCGCCAACGCCGTTCTGGCCCGCGCCGGCGGTGACGACACCATCGCCGATGCTCTGGAGTACTACACCGCGGTGGTGGGCGACCGCACACCGCGCGCGCTGCAGGAGGCCTACGTCCGCGCCGGGGCACCGTTGATCGACTACCTGGAGTCCGACGAGTTGCTGCGGTTCCAGGTGCTGCCGTGGCCCGACTACTTCGGCACGGCGCCCAAGGCCCGCGGCGACGGGATGCGCCACATCGCCGCCAAGGCGCTTCGGGTCTCGGCGGCAGCGGATCTGCGCGAGCTGGTGCGCGGTCCGCTGGACACCGAATGGCGCGGTGCCGCCATCCCCGATGACTACTTCGTCGGCGGTCGGGCCCTGGTGGCCCGGCTGCTGCTGGCGGCCCGGCAGTATCCGCACAGCGCCGTCTCGCTGAACAGCGCCCTGACCGAGCTGGTGTTTGAGGACGGCCGGGTCACCGGTGCCGTCATCACCGAGGGCGACACCACCCGCTCCATCCGTGCCCGCTGCGGCGTGCTGCTTGCGGCGGGCGGGTTCGAACAGAACCAGCAGATGCGCGCCGAGTACCACGTGCCCGGATCCTCTCGCGACACCATGGGACCGTGGGGCAATCAGGGTCTGGCGCATCTGGCGGCCATCGCCGCCGGCGCCGACACCGATCTGATGGACCAGGCGTGGTGGTCACCCGGGTTGACGCACCCCGATGGACGGTCTGCGTTCTCACTGTGGTTCACCGGCGGCATCTTCGTCGATGACGCGGGCCGTCGGTTCACCAACGAGTCCCAGGCCTATGACCGGCTGGGCCGCAGCGTGCTGGCGGCGATGGCCGACGGCGCGGTGACGCTGCCGTACTGGATGGTCTACGACGACGCCGAAGGCCTCGTGCCGCCGGTCAAGGCCACCAATGTCTCGATGATGGAACCGCAGCGCTACGTCGACGCCGGCCTGTGGCACACCGCGGACACCCTGGACGAGCTGGCCGCCCGGATCGGTGTTCCCGCAGACAATCTGGTGCAGACGGTGGCACGGTTCAACGAGTTCACCGCACGCGGGATCGACGAGGACTTCGGCCGCGGTGACGAGCCGTATGACCGCGCCTTCTCCGGCGGTGCGTCGCCGCTGGCGCCGATCGTGACACCACCCTTCCACGCCGCCGCGTTCGGGGTCTCGGATCTGGGCACCAAGGGTGGGCTGCGCACCGATGCCACCGCGCGGGTGCTCGACACCGGCGGCGACGTCATCCCCGGGCTCTACGCCGCGGGCAACACGATGGCCGCCCCCAGCGGAACCACCTATCCCGGTGGCGGGAACCCGATCGGCACCAGCATGGTCTTCAGCCACCTGGCTGTGCTGGACATGGTGAAAGGACAACCAGCGTGA